The genomic region CGCCGCCAGTTTCTCCAGCTCTTTAGCCGTAACAGCCAGGTTCGACACAACCTCACGCTGCTCACTGTTGGCCAACGCAATGCTCTGCAAATTACTGCTCAACAACGTCGCGGTGCTGCTCTGCTCCTGAGTCGCCGTGGTAATCGCGGCAAACTGTTGCCCCGCCGAACGGCTCTGCTCATCGATGCGAGCCAGCGCCGAGGCGACATTGGCGTTGCGCGACAAGCCTTCCTGCATCAGCACATTGCCCTGCTCCATGGTGCTGATCGCGTTGCCGGTTTCCTGCTGGATGCTGTGGATCATGCTGGAAATTTCATCGGTGGCCTGACGAGTACGCGAGGCCAGGCTGCGCACTTCATCGGCTACCACGGCAAAGCCGCGACCTTGTTCGCCGGCGCGGGCAGCTTCGATTGCTGCGTTAAGTGCCAGAAGGTTGGTTTGCTCGGCAATCGACGTAATCACACCGACGATGCCGCCAATTTCCTGCGAACGCTGACCGAGGGTGTTGATCACCGTTGCGGTGCTGTTCAGGGCGCCAGCGATTTGCTCCAGCGAGGACGACGCTTCTTCCATCGAGCTGCGGCCAATTTGGGTTTGCTGGGCATTTTCCTGTGCCAGACGCTGGGTTGCGCCCATGTTGTCGGCAATGTTCAGCGAGGTCGCGCTGAACTCTTCCACCGCACCCGCCATGCTAGTGATTTCGCCAGACTGCTGCTCCATGCCTTCGTAAGCACCACCGGACAGACCGGACAGGGCCTGGGCACGGCTGTTGACCTCTTCCGAAGAGCGGCGGATATGCTCGACCATGGTCGACAGCGCCTGGCTCATCTGGTTGAACGCGCGGGACAACTGACCGATTTCGTCATTGCTCGATACGTTCAGACGCACGCTCAGATCGCCAGCACCCAAAGCTTCGGCCTGACGCACCAGGTCACTCAGTGGCGCCAGTTTGCTGCGCAGCAGCCAGACCACCGAACCGACCGCCAACAGCATCGCCAACAGACTGCCGATCGCCAGTTGCGTACCGACGCTCCAGGTCACTGCACGGATTTCGGCTTTCGGCATGCTCGCCACCACCGACCACGGCCCGCCGTCGAAAGGTACGGCAACGCTGTAGAAATCCTCGGATTTGTCAGCCCAGAACTGACCTTTGCCCGGCGTCTTGGCCAGACCAGTGATCACCGGAATCGACTGATCCAGCGCCTGCACACTGGCTGGCGCGACCAGCCATTTGCTCTGCTCGTCGAGCAGCGCCAGCGAGCCGGTCTGACCGATGCGGAAACGCTTGAGGTTGTCGAACTGGGCGTTCTGCGCGTCGGTGTAATCGAAACCGACGAACAGCACCGCAATCACCTTGCCGCTGCCATCGCGCACCGGGGTGTATTGGGTCATGTAGGAGCGCTCGAACAACAAGGCGCGACCGACGTAGCTTTGTCCTGCCATCAGCTTCGCGTAGGCCGGGTGCGCGTGATCAAGCAAGGTGCCG from Pseudomonas tensinigenes harbors:
- a CDS encoding methyl-accepting chemotaxis protein — encoded protein: MSQPRARIASQLGLALAVILAIVISGSTVFALRSLDSANLATREEHLASEARLLADQLSTFHGTLRESTQRLSGLFEKRFSAGLSIHPSEPVTVAGTQTPGLHLGSEVLNNNFKEVDEFKQMTAGVATLFVRSGEDFVRVSTSLTKQDGTRAIGTLLDHAHPAYAKLMAGQSYVGRALLFERSYMTQYTPVRDGSGKVIAVLFVGFDYTDAQNAQFDNLKRFRIGQTGSLALLDEQSKWLVAPASVQALDQSIPVITGLAKTPGKGQFWADKSEDFYSVAVPFDGGPWSVVASMPKAEIRAVTWSVGTQLAIGSLLAMLLAVGSVVWLLRSKLAPLSDLVRQAEALGAGDLSVRLNVSSNDEIGQLSRAFNQMSQALSTMVEHIRRSSEEVNSRAQALSGLSGGAYEGMEQQSGEITSMAGAVEEFSATSLNIADNMGATQRLAQENAQQTQIGRSSMEEASSSLEQIAGALNSTATVINTLGQRSQEIGGIVGVITSIAEQTNLLALNAAIEAARAGEQGRGFAVVADEVRSLASRTRQATDEISSMIHSIQQETGNAISTMEQGNVLMQEGLSRNANVASALARIDEQSRSAGQQFAAITTATQEQSSTATLLSSNLQSIALANSEQREVVSNLAVTAKELEKLAADLRSEVDRFR